Proteins co-encoded in one Streptomyces sp. SLBN-31 genomic window:
- a CDS encoding phosphodiester glycosidase family protein encodes MTRRQKRSTAGRSILSFVTVLGALAGAALVGAAPAGAVPTATAIARGVTYRQFDVQGSKGPAHAHLLTVDLRDPHVRLGLLYPGAVAARATVSRLADAQGAVAGVNGDFFDISETQHPGVEATGSTDGPAIAAEHVLKAAVPDGQRFGPALPPGTSTRDVFGVGVDRRARLDGLALKGAIRTPAGRLPLGGLNQFALPENTIGAFTSDWGAVSRARATCGTDTDRGAACSTDTYEVTVRRGRVVAVADAPGRGPIAAGTTVLVGREEGARQLRKFTEGEPVKVTHRLVAAHSKVAYRFALGGYPVLRRGQPLPGLDGTTAAVRTAVGIADGGRRLLLFALDGAPDYRKGLTIAEVASEMRELGAVDAFSLDGGGSTTLVARAPGSSTVTVRNHPSGDAERPVPNGIGVFTTP; translated from the coding sequence GTGACGCGCCGTCAGAAGCGTTCCACGGCAGGCAGATCCATACTCTCTTTCGTCACGGTACTGGGCGCGCTGGCCGGTGCCGCCCTGGTGGGGGCGGCACCGGCCGGCGCCGTACCCACGGCCACCGCGATCGCGCGGGGTGTCACCTACCGGCAGTTCGACGTCCAGGGAAGCAAGGGGCCGGCCCACGCGCACCTGCTCACCGTCGACCTGCGCGATCCGCACGTACGGCTCGGCCTGCTGTATCCGGGGGCGGTCGCCGCCCGGGCCACGGTCTCCCGGCTGGCCGACGCGCAGGGCGCCGTCGCGGGCGTCAACGGCGACTTCTTCGACATCTCGGAGACCCAGCACCCGGGCGTCGAGGCCACCGGTTCCACCGACGGGCCCGCGATCGCCGCCGAGCACGTCCTGAAGGCGGCGGTGCCCGACGGGCAGCGCTTCGGCCCGGCACTGCCACCCGGCACCAGCACCCGGGACGTGTTCGGCGTGGGCGTCGACCGCAGGGCGCGGCTGGACGGCCTGGCCCTCAAGGGCGCGATCCGTACACCGGCCGGACGCCTGCCGCTGGGCGGCCTCAACCAGTTCGCGCTGCCCGAGAACACGATCGGCGCGTTCACCTCGGACTGGGGTGCGGTCTCCCGGGCCCGCGCGACCTGCGGCACCGACACCGACCGGGGCGCCGCGTGCAGCACGGACACCTACGAGGTCACCGTCCGGCGTGGCCGGGTCGTGGCGGTGGCCGACGCCCCGGGCCGCGGCCCCATCGCCGCGGGCACCACGGTGCTCGTCGGCCGGGAGGAGGGTGCCCGGCAGCTGCGGAAGTTCACCGAGGGCGAGCCGGTGAAGGTGACGCACCGCCTGGTCGCGGCCCACTCCAAGGTCGCCTACCGCTTCGCTCTCGGCGGCTATCCCGTCCTCAGGCGGGGACAGCCGCTGCCCGGACTGGACGGCACCACCGCGGCCGTCCGCACGGCCGTCGGCATCGCGGACGGCGGCAGGCGGCTGCTGCTGTTCGCGCTGGACGGCGCGCCCGACTACCGCAAGGGTCTGACGATCGCGGAAGTGGCTTCGGAAATGCGGGAGTTGGGGGCGGTCGACGCGTTCAGCCTGGACGGCGGCGGCTCCACCACGCTGGTCGCGCGCGCTCCGGGCTCGAGCACGGTGACCGTGCGCAACCATCCCTCCGGCGACGCGGAACGCCCGGTGCCGAACGGCATCGGCGTGTTCACGACTCCCTGA
- a CDS encoding NADPH:quinone oxidoreductase family protein: MQAWQVHELGEPSEVMRLQDVQAPTPGDGQVLLKVRAANINFPDVLMARGHYQVRPPLPFTPGVEICGETEDGRRVLANPALPYGGFAEYAVADAAAVLPAPDSLDDAEAAALHIGYQTGWFGLHRRARLEAGETLLVHAAAGGVGSAAVQLGKAAGATVIGVVGGAEKAAVARELGCDVVVDRKSDDVVAAVKEATGGRGADVIYDPVGGEAYTQSTKVVAFEGRIVVVGFASGSIPSPGLNHALVKNYSILGLHWGLYNTKNPKLVLHCHEQLTELAARGAVKPLVSERVPLGEAAAAVQRVGDGVTTGRVVVVPSLANGAAA, from the coding sequence ATGCAGGCATGGCAAGTGCACGAGCTCGGCGAGCCGAGTGAGGTGATGCGGCTCCAGGACGTCCAGGCGCCCACCCCCGGCGACGGCCAGGTGCTGCTGAAGGTGCGGGCCGCCAACATCAACTTCCCGGACGTGCTGATGGCCCGCGGCCACTACCAGGTGCGCCCGCCGCTGCCGTTCACGCCGGGCGTGGAGATCTGCGGCGAGACGGAGGACGGCCGCCGGGTGCTGGCCAACCCCGCACTGCCGTACGGCGGTTTCGCCGAGTACGCCGTCGCGGACGCCGCCGCCGTACTGCCCGCACCGGACTCGCTGGACGACGCCGAGGCCGCCGCGCTGCACATCGGCTACCAGACCGGCTGGTTCGGCCTGCACCGCCGCGCCCGCCTGGAGGCCGGCGAGACGCTGCTCGTCCACGCCGCCGCGGGCGGGGTGGGCAGCGCGGCCGTGCAGCTCGGCAAGGCGGCCGGTGCGACGGTCATCGGTGTCGTCGGCGGCGCCGAAAAGGCCGCCGTGGCCCGCGAGCTGGGCTGTGACGTGGTCGTCGACCGCAAGAGCGATGACGTCGTCGCCGCGGTCAAGGAGGCGACGGGCGGCCGGGGCGCCGACGTGATCTACGACCCGGTCGGCGGCGAGGCCTACACCCAGTCCACCAAGGTCGTCGCCTTCGAGGGCCGGATCGTGGTCGTGGGCTTCGCCAGTGGCTCCATTCCCAGCCCGGGGCTCAACCACGCCCTGGTGAAGAACTACTCGATCCTCGGCCTGCACTGGGGTCTGTACAACACCAAGAACCCGAAGCTGGTCCTGCACTGCCACGAGCAGCTCACCGAACTGGCTGCCCGGGGCGCCGTCAAGCCGCTGGTGAGCGAGCGCGTACCGCTCGGCGAGGCGGCCGCCGCCGTGCAGCGCGTCGGCGACGGCGTCACCACCGGCCGGGTCGTCGTCGTCCCGTCCCTCGCGAACGGAGCCGCCGCATGA
- a CDS encoding DUF779 domain-containing protein, producing the protein MDEEIPRVEVTPAAADLLRALRATHGPLMFHQSGGCCDGSAPMCYPEGEFRTGDSDVLLAELEVEGVPEPVTFWMSRGQYAAWSHTRLIVDVVTGRGSGFSLEAPEGVRFLTRSRVVDA; encoded by the coding sequence ATGGACGAGGAGATCCCGCGCGTCGAAGTCACCCCGGCCGCCGCCGACCTGCTGCGCGCCCTGCGGGCCACGCACGGCCCGCTGATGTTCCATCAGTCCGGCGGCTGCTGCGACGGCAGCGCGCCCATGTGCTACCCGGAAGGCGAGTTCCGCACCGGTGACTCCGATGTCCTGCTGGCGGAGCTGGAGGTGGAGGGGGTGCCGGAGCCGGTGACGTTCTGGATGTCGCGCGGCCAGTACGCGGCCTGGAGCCACACCCGGCTGATCGTGGACGTCGTAACCGGTCGCGGCAGCGGTTTCTCGCTGGAGGCACCCGAGGGGGTGCGTTTTCTCACCCGTTCTCGCGTAGTCGACGCGTAG
- a CDS encoding acyl-CoA dehydrogenase family protein, with translation MTVDAAELRRRTTELLAAHPPATTDRLDFLRARFDAGLAWVHYPQGLGGLGAPRSLQVVVDAELEAAGAPDNDPRRIGIGLGMAAPTILKYGTEEQKQRYLRPLWTGEEVWCQLFSEPGAGSDLAALGTRAVREGENWVVNGQKVWTSSAHLARWAILIARTDPAVPKHAGITYFLCDMTDPGVDVRPLRQITGEAEFNEVFLTDVRIPDSRRLGEIGDGWRVAQTTLNNERVAIGGMRLPREGGMIAPAAKTWRERPELRTHDLHQRLLKLWVESEVARLTAERLRQQLVAGQPGPEGAGMKLAFARLNQEISGLEVELRGEEGLLYDDWTMRRPELVDFTGRDAGYRYLRSKGNSIEGGTSEVLLNIVAERVLGLPAEPRTDKDVAWKDLAR, from the coding sequence ATGACCGTCGACGCAGCCGAACTCCGGCGCCGCACCACCGAGTTGCTGGCGGCACACCCGCCGGCCACCACCGACCGGCTCGACTTCCTGCGCGCCCGCTTCGACGCGGGACTGGCCTGGGTGCACTACCCGCAGGGCCTCGGCGGCCTCGGCGCGCCCCGCTCCCTGCAGGTCGTCGTGGATGCCGAGCTGGAGGCCGCAGGCGCCCCCGACAACGACCCCCGCCGGATCGGCATCGGCCTGGGCATGGCCGCGCCGACCATCCTCAAGTACGGCACCGAGGAGCAGAAGCAGCGGTATCTGCGTCCCCTGTGGACCGGCGAGGAGGTCTGGTGCCAGCTCTTCAGCGAGCCCGGCGCCGGCTCCGACCTGGCCGCGCTCGGCACGCGGGCCGTCCGGGAGGGGGAGAACTGGGTCGTCAACGGGCAGAAGGTGTGGACCTCCAGCGCCCACCTCGCCCGCTGGGCCATCCTCATCGCCCGCACCGACCCGGCCGTGCCCAAGCACGCGGGCATCACCTACTTCCTGTGCGACATGACCGACCCCGGCGTCGACGTCCGCCCGCTGCGGCAGATCACCGGAGAGGCCGAGTTCAACGAGGTCTTCCTCACCGACGTCCGCATCCCCGACTCCCGCCGCCTCGGCGAGATCGGCGACGGCTGGCGGGTCGCGCAGACCACGCTCAACAACGAGCGCGTCGCCATCGGCGGCATGCGCCTGCCCCGCGAGGGAGGCATGATCGCCCCGGCCGCCAAGACCTGGCGCGAGCGGCCCGAACTGCGTACCCACGACCTGCACCAGCGGCTGCTGAAGCTGTGGGTCGAGTCCGAGGTCGCCCGCCTCACCGCCGAGCGGCTGCGCCAGCAGCTCGTGGCCGGCCAGCCCGGTCCGGAGGGTGCCGGAATGAAGCTCGCCTTCGCCCGCCTCAACCAGGAGATCAGCGGCCTGGAGGTCGAACTCCGCGGCGAAGAGGGCCTGTTGTACGACGACTGGACCATGCGGCGGCCCGAGCTGGTGGACTTCACCGGCCGTGACGCCGGCTACCGCTACCTCCGCTCCAAGGGCAACAGCATCGAGGGCGGGACCAGCGAGGTCCTGCTGAACATCGTCGCCGAGCGCGTCCTGGGCCTGCCCGCCGAGCCGCGCACCGACAAGGACGTCGCCTGGAAGGACCTGGCCCGATGA
- a CDS encoding ANTAR domain-containing protein, with amino-acid sequence MPESADSAQPLTAEESPDQVSDDGPRSGVPCLATIESVADGDRVLVTVHGELDVGGTGLRTALGDVLDRSAAGLDLDLTAVGFCDCGGLNLLLDLRRQALAQGKTIGVRACSPAVTRLFELTGTRELFASSAPGRRRDEPVAEAPVRRANVDQELRTEVDQLRRAMRTRPAIDVARGILMATFGLSADAAWAVLVTASQNSNTKLHQLAQDLVGAVDGAQLSGAVQQQMAAAVAKVRERSDGTRPPAR; translated from the coding sequence ATGCCGGAATCCGCGGACTCGGCGCAGCCCCTCACCGCAGAGGAGTCCCCAGACCAGGTGTCCGACGACGGCCCACGAAGCGGTGTGCCCTGTCTGGCCACGATCGAGTCCGTCGCCGACGGCGACCGCGTGCTCGTCACCGTGCACGGCGAGCTCGACGTCGGCGGCACCGGGCTCCGGACCGCGCTCGGTGACGTCCTCGACCGCTCGGCCGCCGGTCTCGACCTGGACCTGACCGCGGTCGGCTTCTGCGACTGCGGCGGCCTGAACCTCCTTCTCGACCTGCGGCGACAAGCCCTCGCCCAGGGCAAGACCATCGGTGTACGGGCCTGCAGCCCGGCGGTGACCCGGCTGTTCGAACTGACCGGCACCCGCGAGCTGTTCGCGTCCTCCGCCCCCGGCCGGCGGCGCGACGAGCCCGTCGCCGAGGCCCCGGTCCGGCGCGCGAACGTCGATCAGGAGCTGCGCACGGAGGTTGACCAGCTGCGCCGGGCCATGCGGACCCGGCCCGCCATCGACGTGGCCCGCGGCATCCTGATGGCGACCTTCGGTCTGAGCGCGGATGCCGCCTGGGCCGTACTCGTCACCGCCTCCCAGAACAGCAACACCAAGCTCCATCAACTCGCCCAGGACCTGGTGGGGGCCGTCGACGGAGCCCAGCTGTCCGGAGCGGTGCAGCAGCAGATGGCGGCGGCCGTCGCCAAGGTGCGGGAGCGATCGGACGGCACTCGGCCCCCGGCGCGGTAG
- a CDS encoding helix-turn-helix domain-containing protein — protein sequence MDGVPEPHTGWTFLTNHARVLAAIADNQSARIRDIAAHCRLTERAVQKIISDLERDGYLSHVREGRTNTYRIEPSMVLRHPAEAGLTVASLLSVLARAEADRTTPGNRPHAPA from the coding sequence ATGGATGGAGTGCCCGAGCCACACACCGGATGGACGTTTCTGACGAATCACGCACGCGTGCTGGCCGCGATCGCCGACAACCAGAGCGCCAGGATCCGTGACATCGCCGCACACTGCCGGCTGACCGAACGCGCAGTTCAGAAGATCATTTCCGATCTGGAACGGGACGGCTACCTCTCCCATGTCCGGGAGGGCCGCACCAACACCTACCGCATCGAACCGAGCATGGTGCTGCGCCACCCGGCCGAGGCCGGGCTGACCGTGGCGTCCCTGCTGTCCGTGCTGGCCCGGGCCGAGGCCGACCGCACCACTCCCGGCAACCGGCCGCACGCCCCGGCCTGA
- a CDS encoding phosphatidylinositol-specific phospholipase C/glycerophosphodiester phosphodiesterase family protein: protein MALVTRRRALTALGATLAAVLAPPAGSAFAAEHGHRRAPLWRAHAHNDYEHPRPLFDALDHRFGSVEADIFLVGDQLLIGHTESDLDPTRTLESLYLDPLATLVKTNHGSVYRGYRKPLQLLIDIKTEGSSTYLELDRHLARYRHLFTTYAHGRLYPGAVTNVISGDRAARTPMEAQSVRRAFYDGRLTDLGTSAPASFIPLISDNWQVNFTWLGEGAFPDAERQKLRAILAQAHAAGQKVRFWNTPDLAGPARDALWTELLDAGVDYFNTDDLAGLEAFLDARRKP, encoded by the coding sequence ATGGCCCTCGTCACCCGTCGCAGAGCCCTCACCGCCTTGGGTGCCACACTCGCAGCCGTCCTCGCCCCGCCCGCGGGCAGCGCGTTCGCCGCCGAACACGGGCATCGCAGAGCCCCGTTGTGGCGCGCCCACGCCCACAACGACTACGAGCACCCCCGCCCCCTCTTCGACGCCCTGGACCACCGCTTCGGCAGCGTCGAGGCCGACATCTTCCTCGTCGGCGACCAGCTCCTGATCGGCCACACCGAGAGCGACCTCGACCCGACCCGCACGCTGGAATCGCTCTACCTCGACCCGCTGGCCACCCTCGTCAAGACCAACCACGGCTCCGTGTACCGCGGTTACCGCAAGCCGCTGCAACTGCTCATCGACATCAAGACCGAGGGATCCTCGACCTACCTCGAACTCGACCGCCACCTCGCCCGCTACAGGCACCTGTTCACGACCTACGCCCACGGCCGGTTGTACCCCGGCGCGGTCACCAACGTCATCTCCGGGGACCGGGCGGCCCGCACGCCCATGGAGGCGCAGAGCGTGCGCCGTGCCTTCTACGACGGCCGGCTCACCGACCTCGGCACCTCGGCGCCCGCCTCCTTCATCCCGCTGATCAGCGACAACTGGCAGGTCAACTTCACCTGGCTCGGCGAGGGGGCCTTCCCCGACGCCGAGCGGCAGAAGCTGCGCGCGATCCTCGCCCAGGCGCACGCGGCCGGGCAGAAGGTCCGCTTCTGGAACACCCCGGACCTGGCCGGCCCCGCCCGGGACGCGCTGTGGACCGAACTGCTGGACGCGGGCGTCGACTACTTCAACACCGACGACCTCGCCGGCCTCGAAGCCTTCCTCGACGCCCGCAGGAAGCCGTAG
- a CDS encoding acyl-CoA dehydrogenase family protein translates to MTDLLYSEEEEALRSAVRDLLADHCDAPGVIARTESDTPHDPAAWKALADGMGLAGLLVPEALGGQGAGHREVAVVLEELGRAVAPVPYLSSAVVATEALLECGDEELLGRLASGRAVAALAVGLHRAPGTAFAAARLENGTLHGELTGIADAAAADVLLVPAEDGGLYAVAASDATVTPQVSLDLTRPLAAVVLTGAPGRRLGDAEPAVRRALRAGAGLLASEQLGLAEWALTETVRYLKERKQFNRPVGGFQALKHRLAQLWLEVVNLRAAARNAADALANGEDVDLAVAVAQAYAAPVAVHAAEEALQLHAGIGMTWEHPIHLYLKRAKADSIAYGTAGAHRSAVAELVDLPTP, encoded by the coding sequence ATGACCGACCTGCTGTACTCCGAGGAGGAAGAGGCGCTCCGGTCCGCCGTACGGGATCTGCTCGCCGACCACTGCGACGCGCCCGGCGTCATCGCGCGCACCGAGTCCGACACCCCGCACGACCCCGCCGCCTGGAAGGCCCTCGCCGACGGAATGGGCCTCGCGGGCCTGCTGGTGCCCGAGGCACTGGGCGGGCAGGGCGCCGGCCACCGCGAAGTGGCGGTCGTCCTGGAGGAGCTGGGGCGGGCCGTCGCCCCCGTGCCGTACCTCAGCAGCGCGGTCGTCGCCACCGAGGCCCTGCTGGAGTGCGGTGACGAGGAGTTGCTCGGCCGGCTGGCCTCCGGGCGGGCCGTCGCGGCCCTCGCGGTCGGGCTGCACCGGGCCCCGGGCACCGCCTTCGCCGCCGCACGGCTGGAGAACGGCACCCTGCACGGGGAACTGACCGGCATCGCGGACGCGGCGGCGGCCGACGTCCTGCTCGTGCCGGCCGAGGACGGCGGGCTGTACGCGGTGGCGGCGTCCGACGCGACCGTCACCCCGCAGGTCTCCCTCGACCTCACCCGGCCGCTGGCCGCCGTCGTCCTCACCGGCGCTCCTGGCCGCCGCCTCGGTGACGCCGAGCCCGCCGTACGACGGGCCCTGCGCGCCGGCGCCGGACTGCTCGCCTCCGAGCAACTCGGCCTCGCCGAGTGGGCGTTGACCGAGACGGTGCGCTACCTCAAGGAGCGCAAGCAGTTCAACCGGCCCGTCGGCGGGTTCCAGGCGCTCAAGCACCGGCTCGCCCAGCTGTGGCTGGAGGTCGTCAACCTCCGCGCCGCCGCCCGCAACGCCGCCGACGCGCTCGCGAACGGCGAGGACGTCGACCTGGCCGTCGCCGTCGCCCAGGCCTACGCGGCGCCCGTCGCCGTGCACGCCGCCGAGGAGGCGCTGCAACTGCACGCCGGCATCGGCATGACCTGGGAGCATCCGATCCATCTGTATCTCAAGCGCGCCAAGGCCGACTCGATCGCGTACGGCACGGCCGGTGCGCACCGGTCCGCGGTGGCCGAACTCGTCGACCTGCCGACCCCCTGA